The Flavobacteriales bacterium genome contains the following window.
CTTGCGCAACAGCGTGTTCTTCACCACGCGCATGCGGATGCCGCCGTTGAACATGGCGCGGCGCAGGTTGCTGGTCTGGTCGGCGGTGAGGGCCGAACTGTCGGTGAGGTAGAACACGTTCGCCTCGCGGAGCTCGCCAACGAGCTCGTTGATCATGTTGTCTTTCTCTGTGCGTGTCATGGCTCGGTGCTCTATCAGTTCATTACGGTGCGGGCATCAACGTGCACACCTGGGCTCATGGTGCTGCTGATGCAGATGCTCTTGATGTACACGCCCTTGCTGGTGCTGGGCTTCAGCTTCAGCAGGGTTTGCAGCAGCTCATTGGCGTTCTCGCTCAACTTCTGCGCATCGAAGCTGGCCTTGCCGATCACCGCGTGGATGATACCGGCCTTGTCCACCTTGAAGTCGATCTTACCGGCCTTCACCTCTTTCACGGCCTTGGCCACGTCCATGGTCACGGTACCGGTCTTGGGGTTGGGCATCAGGCCGCGGGGACCGAGCACACGGCCCAGGGCACCCACTTTGGCCATCACAGCAGGCGTGCAGATGATCACATCCACGTTCGTCCAGCCGCCTTTGATCTTCTCCACGTACTCGTCCAGACCGGCCATGTCGGCACCGGCGGCAAGGGCCTCCTCGCACTTGGCGGGATCGGCCAGCACAAGCACGTTGACCGTGCGGCCAGTACCGTGGGGCAGGCTCACGGTTCCACGCACCATTTCGGTGCTCTTCTTGGGGTCCACGCCCAAACGCACGGCAATGTCCACCGTGGCGTCGAACTTGGTCGTGCTCACTTGCTTCACGATGCTGGTGGCCTCGGCGAGGTTGTAGCTCTTCGTGGTATCGAACTTGGCCATTGCGGCCTTGCGCTTCTTGCTCAGGGTAGCCATGGCTTATGCGTTTTCAAATGGATTGGCTCCTGTCACCGTTACGCCCATGCTGCGGGCCGTACCGGCCACCATGCGCATGGCGCTCTCGATGGTGAAACAGTTCAGGTCGGGCATCTTGTCCTGGGCGATGGCTTTCACCTGCTCCCAGTTGATGCTGCCCACCTTCTTGCTGTTGGGAACGCCGCTACCGCCTTTGATCTTGGCGGCATCGATGATCTGCACCGCTGCGGGCGGCGTCTTGATGATGAAGTCGAACGACTTATCGGTGTAGACGGTGATCACCACGGGGAGGACCTTGCCTGCCTTGTCCTGCGTGCGAGCATTGAACTGCTTGCAGAACTCCATGATGTTGACGCCCTTGGCACCCAATGCGGGGCCGATCGGCGGTGCGGGGTTCGCGGCCCCGCCTTTTACTTGGAGCTTCACCAGAGCCCCTACTTCCTTTGCCATTGCTGTCAATTTGTGTCCTCAAACGCCCTTGGTCAGGGCTCGGACGGGTTTCCTTTCTCTATCGATCCATCGTGTTGCTGCGCGAGCGCGGCCCTACGATTCTTTTTCCACTTGCATGAAGCTCAGTTCCAGCGGGGTCTTACGCCCGAAGATCTTCACCATCACTTTCAGTTTCTTCTTCTCCTCATTGATCTCCTCAATAACACCGTTGAACCCGTTGAAGGGCCCATCGATCACCTTCACGCCTTCACCCACGTGGTACGGAATGCTGATGGACTCGGTCGATTCCGCCAGCTCGTCCATCTTGCCCAGGATCTTGTTCACCTCGGTCATGCGCAAGGGCACTGGATCACCGCCCTTCTCGCCGCCGAGAAAGCCGATCACGTTGGGCAATTGCTTCAGCGCGTGGGCGATCTCGCCGGTGAGGTCCGCCTCGATGAGCACATAACCCGGGTAGAGGTTGCGCTCCTTGCTCGTCTTCTTGCCGTCCCGGATCTGGTAGAACTTCTCCATGGGGATGAGCACCTGGCTGATGTAGCCGCCCATCACCTTTGAGCGTTTCACCTCCAGCTCAATGGTCTCCTTCACCTTCTTCTCCTTACCGGAGATGGCGCGGACCACGTACCACTTCTTGGTTGCTACCTCGGCCATGGATCAGCGGAAGATGGAATAGAGGAACCCGACCATGCCTTTCCAAAAACCGTCCTCGCCCACCGCCATGTTCTGGGCCCCGAACACGTAGTCCATGATGAAGACCACGATGGCCAGGATCAATGCGCTCACCAGCACCACGATGGCGCTGCCTTGCAGTTCCTTCCACGTGGGCCAGCTCACCTTGTTGACGAGCTCGTTGTAGGACTCCTGGAGATATGCTCTGAAGTTGGCCACTGTCGTTGGGGGCTGTTCGGTGCTTGGCACGGGTGGCAGGAATCGAACCCGCAGCCTAAGGTTTTGGAGACCTTCGCTCTACCAATTGAGCTACACCCGTGTATCCGTTTGGTTTCGTTCAGCGGCGCGGGGGCTTCCGTTGCCGGAAGCCCCCTTGCCACAGTTGCTGTCTTACTTGATGATCTCCGTCACCTGGCCTGCGCCCACGGTACGGCCACCTTCGCGGATAGCGAAGCGGAGGCCTTTGTCCATGGCGATCGGCTGGATCAGGTTCACCGTGATGGTCACGTTGTCGCCCGGCATCACCATTTCGCGACCGGCCTCGAGGTTGATCTCGCCGGTAACGTCGGTGGTGCGGAAGTAGAACTGCGGGCGGTACTTGTTGTGGAAGGGCGTGTGGCGGCCACCTTCCTCTTTCTTCAGCACGTAGATCTCGGCTTTGAAGTTCAAGTGCGGGGTGATGCTGCCCGGCTTGGCGATCACCATACCGCGGCGGATCTGGTCTTTTTCGATACCGCGCAGGAGGATACCGACGTTGTCGCCGGCCTCACCGCGGTCCAGGATCTTACGGAACATCTCCACACCCGTGCAGGTGCTCTTCAGCTTCTCGCTCATCATACCGATGATGTCCACTTCGTCGCCGGTGTTGATCACACCCGCTTCGATACGGCCCGTAGCAACGGTACCGCGACCGGTGATGGAGAACACGTCCTCCACGCTCATCAGGAACGGCTTGTCCACAGCACGCACCGGGAGCTCGATCCAGTTGTCAACGGCATCCATCAGTTGCATGATGGTGTCCACCCACTTGGCTTCGCCGTTCAGGCCGCCGAGGGCGCTGCCACGGATCACCGGGGTGTTGTCGCCGTCGTACTTGTAGAAGGTGAGGAGTTCGCGGATCTCCATCTCAACGAGATCGAGGAGTTCCACGTCATCCACGCTGTCCACTTTGTTCATGAACACCACGATGCGGGGCACGCCTACCTGGCGGCCGAGCAGGATGTGCTCACGGGTCTGGGGCATGGGGCCGTCGGTGGCGGCAACCACCAGGATGGCACCGTCCATCTGGGCGGCACCCGTCACCATGTTCTTCACATAGTCAGCGTGGCCGGGGCAGTCAACGTGCGCGTAGTGACGGTTGGCCGTCATGTATTCCACGTGCGCGGTGTTGATGGTGATACCGCGCTCCTTCTCCTCGGGAGCGTTGTCGATGGAATCGAAGCTGCGCACCTCGCTGAGGCCCTTTGCTGCCAGCACGGTGGTGATGGCGGCGGTCAGCGTGGTCTTGCCGTGGTCAACGTGGCCGATGGTGCCGATGTTGACGTGGGGTTTGTCCCTTTTGAAAGTCTCCTTTGCCATGGTCCTCGTCGTTGTTTCTTCCCCGGTGGGGACTGCGTTGTGGTTGTTCTGCTGTTGTGGTGCCTACGTGCTGTGGTCCTTCTTCGCTGTACCGCCATCCCGCGTGAGAGGGATGGGCTTTCTGCCTGTTCCGTGGAGCCTTTGCCGGGAATTGAACCCGGGACCTCTTCCTTACCAAGGAAGTGCTCTACCCCTGAGCTACAAAGGCCGATCCTTCCTTCTTTCTTCTTTCCGGCCCTCACCACCTGGAAGCGATGGTGTTGGCCACTTGCGATCCCCCTTCACCCTTTCGGGACCCGGTGGACGAGAGCGGGAGACGAGATTCGAACCCGCGACATTCAGCTTGGAAGGCTGATGCTCTACCAACTGAGCTACTCCCGCAAGTTTCACGATGCTCCGCCGGCCGGGTCGGGCCTCTCTCTCGGCTCCTTGTGGTGGGGAGAACAGGATTCGAACCTGTGAAGCGTTGCCGCAACAGATTTACAGTCTGTCCCCGTTGGCCACTTGGGTATCTCCCCGTCGGTCGGCCTGCCTGCAAGAGGCAGGCGCAAGGAGCCAATGGAGGGACTCGAACCCACGACCTGCTGATTACAAATCAGCTGCTCTAGCCGGCTGAGCTACATTGGCAGGTACAGCAAGAGAAAGAACCACAACCCCCTTTCCGGGGCACTCCTCCGGAAAAAGGACTGCAAATGTAGCAGCCTTGGGGTTACCACCAAACACCGGGGGCCAAGGTTTTTCTCCTTGGCCCCCGGCAGGCGTCCGAAAGTCGCGGTGGGCTTACGAAGCTTGGCGCAGGTTGGTGGGCTTCACGCGCTCCATTTGGCGGCGGATGGCCTCGGCGGCCTGGTCAATGGCTTCCTCGAAGCTCTTACTGCGGCGTTGGCTGAAGAGGTCTTTGCCCGGCACCCCCATGCGCACCTCCACCACCTTGTTCTCCCGCTTGGCGGTGTCCTTGTCCAGCCGAAGGAACACCTCGGCGTTGATGATGCGGTCGTGGAAGGTGGTGAGCTTGCCCAGTTTGTCCTGGATGAAGCTGATGAGCTTGGTGTCGGCGTCGAAGTGGATGGATTGGACTTGCACGTTCATGACGGGAAAGTTTGGTTGGTTAGAGTTCACTCGCCTCCTCGCGGATGCGCCTTCCGGTGCGCCGAACGGAGCTTCTCCACCGTATTGTGCGTGTACACCTGCGTGGCGGCCAGGTTGGCGTGGCCCAGCAATTCCTTCACGGCGTTCAGGTCGGCGCCGTTGTTGAGGAGGTGCGTGGCGAAGGTGTGTCGCAAAACGTGGGGGCTCCGTTTGGGCTGGGAGGTCACCCGGCTAAGATAACGTTGAACGGATCGTTGTACGCTTCTCCTCGGCAAGGGTTTGCCTTCCTCGTTAACCAAGATCGGGAGGTCGGTGCGTTGGCCGCCCAACACCTGTTCCCGTGCTGCATTGTACACCCGCAGCACCTCCACCAAACGGTCGCTCAGCGGTAGGATGCGCTCCTTGTTGCGCTTGCCCAGCACCCGCAGCGTGCGGGCGGCCAGGTCGGCATCGTTGGGGCGCAGACCGAGCAGCTCGGCCAAGCGCATGCCGGTGCCGTAGAGCAGCTCCAACACAGTGCGGTCCGTCAATCCCTTGAAGCTCAGTTGTGCCGGGTCGCCGTCGAAGACGTGCTGCATACCACGCTCTTCCACGTACTCGGGTAGGCGCTTAGGGACTTTGGGGGCTTCAATGAGGGCAGTGGGATCGGCGGTGACGCTGCCCACGGTGCGGGCGAACCGGAAGAAGGCGCGCACGGCGCTCAGCTTGCGGTTCACGGTGCGGGGGCCGTCGCCGCGCTCCAGCAATTGCATCATCCAGGCGCGCACGGCCCGGTCATCTGCTTGCTCCACCCCTTCCTTGCCGGTGCGTTCCTTCAGGAAGGCCCCCAATTGCGCCAGGTCGCGCTGATAAGCCGCCACGGTATGGGGACTGGCCCGTTTTTCATAGGCCAAGTGTTCCAGAAAGCGATCAAGGAGCATCAGAACAAAGAAGGGGGCAGAACCTCACCGGTCCTGCCCCCTTCAACGGGACTTGCGAACAAGGAATTACTCCTCGCTGCGGAACATATCGTTCTTGTACACCGCGTGCAGCACCTCCTTGCGGCGGCTAACGCTGGGCTTGGTGTAGGCCTTGCGCTTGCGGAGCGCGCGCAGCACACCGGTCTTCTCGTACTTCTTCTTGAACTTCTTGAGGGCCTTGTCGATGGCCTCGCCTTCCTTGACCGGGATGATGAGCATGCGCGTCTTTTTCTGTAAGGGGCGGCAAATATAGACGGGGAATGGATCCGGCAAAACATCCCTTTGGCGCCAAAAGCAGAACCCCGCCCGGATCGCTCCGGACGGGCCGTTCACCCACCACCATCCACCTCACCCTGCCATGGCCTTGGCCGGGGCGCTCCACTCGCTGGCACCTGCCGTGCCCCTTGGCGCGCACCCGGTAACAGTGGGTGCTGCCGCTGGCCAACCCCTCGTGCAGGTACTTGCTCGGGCTCGCCGTGTCCAGGGTATTCCAACCGTTGTGGTCCATCGGATCCACATCGTTGCGCTCCACCTCGTACCCGTGCGCACCGCACACCACGTCCCAGTCCACCTTGATCTGGCCGGCCACATCGGAGAGGTCGGCGTTAGTGACGGGGTGAGCCGGGGACTGGTGAGTTGATGACCGTTCTTCAGGCCAACGGCCTCTAGAACAGGCCGATGAGCTTCTCGGATGGCACGGAGAACATCTTTTGTCAGGCGGAGAGTTTCTTGAACGAGTCTCCGTGCTTCTTTGAAGCTCCGAAGTGCACCTTTTGACACGCGGAGGTCTTCTTGGACGCCCCGAAGAGCTTTTTGGCGAGGGCGTGGTGCTTGTGGGATGAGGCAGTGACCTTCTTGGACCGCCCTGCGTACCTCTTTTATCAGGCGCAGTGCTTCTTAAACCACTCGACGTGCAAATAGTGGCGTTGGCGGTGCGCTACCGAGGGCCTTGTTCGAGAGCCCATCGCGCATTGCAGCGCTGACCAGGTGGTTGCCGTGACATTCCGAGGCGGGCGGCACGCCCTGGACCGAACCGAACTCGGCACCCGCAAGCTCACCCCTCGCACGGGCTAGAGCCGAGCGCGAGCCCACGCGCCACACCCGAGATCGTGCTGGGAACTGAAGAGCGGCCGCCTCAAGAGCCTGTCAACCACACAACCACGGGATCACACCACTCCCCCACACCAGCGCTAAGCTCTTTTGCTACGTGTAAGTGCGATGAAGTACGCGGCGCCCTCAACGTTGGCTTTGCGTGTTTCGCTCATGTGGTCAAGGTAACCCTTGGAAACCGTTGGGGCGGGCCACAGGCCCTAGACCGAAACGCACTCGGCACCCGCGAACTCAGCCCTCACACGGGCTAGAGCCGAGCGCGTGCCCATGCGAGCTACTGCTGGGCGCGTGCATCGCGTTACACCCGAGCCACTGCTGGGCTATTGCTGGGAAGACCATCCCTTCCACGGCGAGGAAGTCTCTTTCCACGCTTCCAGGGCGACACCAAACTGATTCAGGGCATAATCCTTGGCTTCCTCTAATGATGTCAGGAAGTAGTCACGTACAGATTTTCCATTCTCAATTTGGTGCAACTCACAGCTCGAATCCTTCACATACAAGAGTATCATGTATATCTCATTGTCACAATAGGCATGATATGCGACGATGTCATGATTGTTCATTCTAATACTAATTTGGTCTAGGATAAATTCGATGCGGTGCTCCGGGGGCGTCTACAAGCCTCCCATTTACGTACTCGGCTGTGCCGAGTGTCCTTCGGTCGTGGGCCTGTGGCCCCAAGTATGGCCCGCATGCCAGTTGCATCTCCTTCAAACATAGCCCATCTCTTGCTCCTCCCCACTTCAACCGGGAGAGGGTCGTGTCCCGCTTAGGACATCCGTTGCTCGGCACCGGGTGTTCTGCGCACCGCCACCAGCACACCCCACGCCAGCAGCCCACCGACAACAGCCATTGCAGCCGCCAGCACCACCGCCCCTACCACGTACTGCGCCAAGCTCTGCTTCACGGCTTCCAGGGAAATGTCCAACAGGTCGATGGGCACGCCGCCGGGCAGCAACTGTGCGCCCAGCGCATGGCTGGCCCACAGGATGAGCGGCACCATGGGCGGTATGCTGATGTGCGCCGCCGTGAGGAAGAGCACGCGGTTCAACTTGAAGAGGAAGGCGAGCGGGATGCCCAGCGCCAACTGGAAGCCCCAGATGGGTACGGTTCCCATGAAGAAGCCGAAGCCGATGCTGGCAGCCTTGCGCGCGTTGCTCTCGCCCGGGCGCACCAGTTCTGAGCGCAGCATCTTCCGCAGTTCGCCCTTCACGAAGAGCTTGCGCGGCCAGAACCACAGGCCGGCGATGATGACCAGCACCGTGTTGAGCACGCTGATGCGCGCGAAGTCGATGACGGGCCGGAAGTGGCTCACGCGCTCCGGGAAGTCGTAGCGCACGCTCACGGGCACGGTGGCGAAGGGGACATCGCGCCAGGCAAGCCGTACGATGCTCTCGATCTCGAACTCGAAGCGGTGCGTGAACGTGCGGATGCGCGTAACCTGGGCCAGGGGATAGCAGCGGTAACCGGTCTGGGTGTCGGGCAGGGTGATGCCGGTTTCCACCTTGAACCAGAAGCTGCTGAACTTGTTGCCGAAAGAACTGCGGCCGGGGATGCCGGCCTGCGCCATGTTGCGGTCGCCCATGACCATCGTGCCCGGTTGGCGCTCCATGACTTCCACGAACCGCACGATGTCTTCCGGCGCATGCTGGCCGTCGCTGTCCAAGGTGATGGCGTGCTTGTAGCCTTTGGCCAGCAGATGCGCAAAGCCGCGCCGCAGCGAGTAGCCTTTGCCTTGGTTGAGTTCGTTGCGCAACACTTCCAAGCCCGGAATACCGGCGAGCACCTGCGCAGTGCTATCGGTACTACCGTCGTCAATGACCAACAAGTGCGGACCGGTGATGGCGAGAATGCGTTGGATCACATCGGCCAGGGTGCCGCTGTTGTTGTAGGTGGGCAGCAGCACGCAGGTGCCCGTGCGCTCCAAACGCTCCTGCAGGCTGCTGGTCGCGGTCATCGCGCGAAAGTGCCCTTCATCTTCAGCAGCACCACGGGGTTGCCGTCGTAGGCATCGGTGGTGGCCTCGGCGTCGAATCCGATGTCGTCAGCCGCCTCGGTCAGGGCAATGCGCAGGTCGAAGTGCGTGCACTTCACGGGGTCGACAGGCGTGAGGAACTTGATGTGGCGCGCGGTCTTCAGGCGCAAGGTGCCGCCCTTCACTTCGCTGGAGAGGTGCTGCACCAACTGCACGAGCGCAGCACCGGGCGTTACAGGTCGCGCAGGGAAGTGCCCACCGTGCACGGGATGCGCGGCGATGGGCTCCACGCGCCAGGTCCAGGTGCCTTCCACTTCGCCGGAACGCGCCGCACCGGTGTTGAACAAGC
Protein-coding sequences here:
- a CDS encoding 50S ribosomal protein L1, with protein sequence MATLSKKRKAAMAKFDTTKSYNLAEATSIVKQVSTTKFDATVDIAVRLGVDPKKSTEMVRGTVSLPHGTGRTVNVLVLADPAKCEEALAAGADMAGLDEYVEKIKGGWTNVDVIICTPAVMAKVGALGRVLGPRGLMPNPKTGTVTMDVAKAVKEVKAGKIDFKVDKAGIIHAVIGKASFDAQKLSENANELLQTLLKLKPSTSKGVYIKSICISSTMSPGVHVDARTVMN
- the rplK gene encoding 50S ribosomal protein L11 produces the protein MAKEVGALVKLQVKGGAANPAPPIGPALGAKGVNIMEFCKQFNARTQDKAGKVLPVVITVYTDKSFDFIIKTPPAAVQIIDAAKIKGGSGVPNSKKVGSINWEQVKAIAQDKMPDLNCFTIESAMRMVAGTARSMGVTVTGANPFENA
- the nusG gene encoding transcription termination/antitermination factor NusG; amino-acid sequence: MAEVATKKWYVVRAISGKEKKVKETIELEVKRSKVMGGYISQVLIPMEKFYQIRDGKKTSKERNLYPGYVLIEADLTGEIAHALKQLPNVIGFLGGEKGGDPVPLRMTEVNKILGKMDELAESTESISIPYHVGEGVKVIDGPFNGFNGVIEEINEEKKKLKVMVKIFGRKTPLELSFMQVEKES
- the secE gene encoding preprotein translocase subunit SecE, encoding MANFRAYLQESYNELVNKVSWPTWKELQGSAIVVLVSALILAIVVFIMDYVFGAQNMAVGEDGFWKGMVGFLYSIFR
- the tuf gene encoding elongation factor Tu, which codes for MAKETFKRDKPHVNIGTIGHVDHGKTTLTAAITTVLAAKGLSEVRSFDSIDNAPEEKERGITINTAHVEYMTANRHYAHVDCPGHADYVKNMVTGAAQMDGAILVVAATDGPMPQTREHILLGRQVGVPRIVVFMNKVDSVDDVELLDLVEMEIRELLTFYKYDGDNTPVIRGSALGGLNGEAKWVDTIMQLMDAVDNWIELPVRAVDKPFLMSVEDVFSITGRGTVATGRIEAGVINTGDEVDIIGMMSEKLKSTCTGVEMFRKILDRGEAGDNVGILLRGIEKDQIRRGMVIAKPGSITPHLNFKAEIYVLKKEEGGRHTPFHNKYRPQFYFRTTDVTGEINLEAGREMVMPGDNVTITVNLIQPIAMDKGLRFAIREGGRTVGAGQVTEIIK
- the raiA gene encoding ribosome-associated translation inhibitor RaiA; this encodes MNVQVQSIHFDADTKLISFIQDKLGKLTTFHDRIINAEVFLRLDKDTAKRENKVVEVRMGVPGKDLFSQRRSKSFEEAIDQAAEAIRRQMERVKPTNLRQAS
- a CDS encoding tyrosine-type recombinase/integrase — its product is MLLDRFLEHLAYEKRASPHTVAAYQRDLAQLGAFLKERTGKEGVEQADDRAVRAWMMQLLERGDGPRTVNRKLSAVRAFFRFARTVGSVTADPTALIEAPKVPKRLPEYVEERGMQHVFDGDPAQLSFKGLTDRTVLELLYGTGMRLAELLGLRPNDADLAARTLRVLGKRNKERILPLSDRLVEVLRVYNAAREQVLGGQRTDLPILVNEEGKPLPRRSVQRSVQRYLSRVTSQPKRSPHVLRHTFATHLLNNGADLNAVKELLGHANLAATQVYTHNTVEKLRSAHRKAHPRGGE
- a CDS encoding 30S ribosomal protein S21, which produces MLIIPVKEGEAIDKALKKFKKKYEKTGVLRALRKRKAYTKPSVSRRKEVLHAVYKNDMFRSEE
- a CDS encoding DUF2062 domain-containing protein; the protein is MTATSSLQERLERTGTCVLLPTYNNSGTLADVIQRILAITGPHLLVIDDGSTDSTAQVLAGIPGLEVLRNELNQGKGYSLRRGFAHLLAKGYKHAITLDSDGQHAPEDIVRFVEVMERQPGTMVMGDRNMAQAGIPGRSSFGNKFSSFWFKVETGITLPDTQTGYRCYPLAQVTRIRTFTHRFEFEIESIVRLAWRDVPFATVPVSVRYDFPERVSHFRPVIDFARISVLNTVLVIIAGLWFWPRKLFVKGELRKMLRSELVRPGESNARKAASIGFGFFMGTVPIWGFQLALGIPLAFLFKLNRVLFLTAAHISIPPMVPLILWASHALGAQLLPGGVPIDLLDISLEAVKQSLAQYVVGAVVLAAAMAVVGGLLAWGVLVAVRRTPGAEQRMS